From a region of the Hippopotamus amphibius kiboko isolate mHipAmp2 chromosome 3, mHipAmp2.hap2, whole genome shotgun sequence genome:
- the LOC130848983 gene encoding olfactory receptor 4C46-like has translation METRNNVTEFVLLGLSQNPQMQKIIFVVFLVVYIVSMVGNVLTMVTITTSPLLGSPMYYFLAHLSFIDACYSCVNTAKLIIDSLYEKKTSPFNECMTQIFGEHIFAGADVILLTVMAYDRYVAICKPLHYTKIMNWRVCVLLVGVAWMGGLVHSTIQILFIIRLPFCGPNVIDHFMCDLNPLLNLACTDTHILGFFVAANSGLICLSNFLLLIGSYMIILRSLRTHSLEARRKALSTCVSHTTAVTLFLVPCLFVYLRPAATLPIDKAVAVFYTMITPMLNPLIYTLRNDQMKSAIRRLCSRKVISGDQ, from the coding sequence ATGGAGACTAGAAACAACGTGACAGAATTTGTTCTACTGGGACTCTCAcagaatccacagatgcagaaaatcatatttgttgtgtttttggtgGTCTACATTGTCTCTATGGTAGGAAATGTGCTCACCATGGTCACTATCACTACCAGCCCATTATTGGGGTCCCCCATGTACTATTTTCTGGCTCATCTCTCTTTTATTGATGCCTGCTACTCCTGTGTCAATACCGCTAAACTGATCATAGATTCCCTCTATGAAAAGAAAACCAGCCCTTTCAATGAATGTATGACCCAGATCTTTGGGGAACATATATTTGCAGGTGCTGATGTCATTCTGCtcactgtgatggcctatgaccgctatgtggccatctgcaagcccttGCACTATACAAAAATCATGAACTGGAGGGTGTGTGTCCTGCTAGTGGGGGTGGCATGGATGGGAGGCCTTGTTCATTCAACCATACAGATCCTCTTCATCATCAGGTTACCCTTCTGTGGCCCTAATGTCATAGATCACTTTATGTGTGATTTGAATCCTTTGCTCAATCTTGCCTGCACTGACACTCACATTCTAGGATTCTTTGTTGCTGCCAACAGTGGTTTAATTTGTCTGTCAAACTTTCTCCTCTTGATTGGCTCCTATATGATCATTCTGCGCTCCCTAAGGACCCATAGCTTGGAAGCCAGGCGTAAGGCCCTCTCCACTTGTGTCTCCCACACCACAGCAGTCACCCTCTTCCTTGTGCCTTGTTTATTTGTGTACCTGAGGCCAGCAGCTACTTTACCTATTGATAAAGCAGTTGCTGTATTCTACACTATGATAACTCCCATGTTAAATCCTTTGATCTATACCTTGAGAAATGACCAGATGAAAAGTGCCATTAGGAGACTGTGTAGCAGAAAAGTGATTTCAGGTGATCAATAA